The Nostoc cf. commune SO-36 genomic sequence CTCGACCACCTAAAATTTCTGGTGAGCCTGTATAATCTGCAACTTTCGTAACAGGGAGTCCCGCATCTTTGAGTGCTTGGGCTGTTCCCCCACTGCTGATTAAATCAAAGTCAAATTCTTCAACCAAGCTACGGGCTAGGTCAATTAAACCAGTTTTGTTAGATACACTCAGCAGGGCTAGACGCGCCATTGATCAATTCCTTAAAATTAGGCTAGAAGCGAAGGATCTCAAGTTTTGCATAAGCCTTGGTTCACTTCAAGACTTTTAAGAATCATTCTGAGATACGGTAGTAACGTGACAACAACAGGAGGCGGACAGGTTCTCCGTAACTCACTGACACAATCAAAAAGGATATTGTTAAATCAGTGAACAGTAATCAGTTATTTGAAACTGATTACTGAGTTTTGGGCAAACTATGCTTGCAACAGAAAATCTGATGCCGTGAGAGTTGGCGCACCAGTTAAAGTTGCAAATAGGCCACCACTGCCAAAACCAGCCGCGCTGCCATTTTGATTGTAAAATAACTCTCCACTCACAGCATCGTAGACAATTTTCGCTGTGCTAGTCCCCGCTAAATTTGTGACTTGAAAATCACTCTGATAACTGAAACCTGTTCCCGTAGCAGAAGTAATTGCACTAAAGGTAGTTTTATCTAGTAAAATCTTATCACCTTGAGAACTGTTGAAGTCAGTAATAGCATCAATTCCAACAACAGTGGTAGAAAACTCCGCATTGGTGTTGTAAAGGAATTTGTCAGCACCTACACCACCAATAAGAATATCATTGCCATTGCCACCCACAAGATTATCATTACCTTCAGAACCGATGAGAACATCATCGCCCGACTCACCCCGCAATAGGTCATCACCACTATTACCATTAATGATGTCATTACCCCCTTGACCATTAATTACATCATTGGAGTTGTCAAAACCCGCGACATTATTGTTAAGCTCATTCAGAAAGGTGACGGTGTTCTTGTTAAACAGATTAGTTTGAGTAGAGTTGGCATTGAAGACATCAAAAGTGTCAGTTACATTAGTCTGCTCATCAAAGAGGATATTACCGATAGCTGGACGTGAACCCTTTCCTGGCAGATTATCCAAGTTTTCTAATTGGAAGTTTTGCAAGGTAACTTTGGTAGAAGCTGTATCGAAAAAGGTGAGTTCTAAGTTATTACCATTTTGAGTAAGTTGAAGATTTCGGGCAGTTAAACTACTACCGATAAATTGCAACGTATCCAATTGACTAATCACCGTTGTTGATGGATTTGAACCAATACCAGTACCAGCAAAATCGGTGATGGTGTCATTGCCATCGCCAAGTCCCAAGACAAAGGTATCATTGCCATTGCCACCGGAGATGGTATCGTAGCCCCCATTGCCGGCAATGGTGTCATTGCCATTGCCACCAGAGATGTTATCGTTGCCGTCACCCGCAGAGATGTTATCGTCGCCATTATTCCCAGTGATGTTAGCACCAACAGCGATCGCAACTCTAGCAGTACTAGTCAGACTACCATCGCTGATGGTGTAATTAAAATTGGCATCACCACTAAACCCATTAATTGGGGTAAAGACGATGAAATCATCTGTCGAGTTGTCCTGAGTGCCGTTATCATTCAGTACAGCAGTACCGTTGGTTGCACTGCTAACCCCAGTAATGCTGAGGTTATTGCGATCGATGTCAGTATCATTAGCTAACAGATCGCTAGCTGGGATACTTAGTGCAGTATTGAAACCAGTAGTCAAACTATCATTAGCTGCCACGGGTGCATCGTTGACGGGCTTGACATTAAGGTTGAAAGTATTGGTAGTGCTACCGCCATTGCCGTCAGCGACAGTGAAAGTGAAGCTATCAGTGCCGCTAAAGTTGGCATTGGGGGTGTAGATGAAGAAGTCGTCGCTTGGGTTGTCTGGAGTGTTATTGTCGTTAAGTGTCAGTATGCCGTTGCTGGGGTTAGCGAAATCACTAATAGTTAAGGTATCACCATTCATATCTGTATACCTACGTATGATATTGCTAGCAAATATGTTAACGGAGGTATCTTCATTAGTGGCTGCCGCAGTCTGAAAGCCAAACACCACATAGCTCTCACCTGCATAAGGCTGACCGTTGGGGTCGGCATCTCTTGCCCCAATAATCAGGTCATCGAAGCCGTCGCCGTTAACATCCCCCGCATTGCTGACAGAACTGCCTGAGACGTCACCCACATCAATGCCGTTAATCACAAAGCCGTTGCTGCCGTTGAGGGTTGAGAGGTTAAATTGGGCATCAAAGTCACTATTGCTGCCAAACACCACGTAGCTTGACCCTGCACGAAACTGACCGTTGGGGGAGGCACCATATGCCCCAATAATCAGGTCATCAAAGCCGTCGCCGTTAACATCCCCCGCACTGCTGACAGAAGTGCCTGATCTGTCATCGCTATTAATGCCGTTAATCACAAAGCCGTTACTGCCGTTGAGGGTTGAGAGGTTGAATTGGGCATCAAAGCCACTATTGCTGCCAAACACCACGTAGCTTGACCCTGCATAACTCTGACCGTTGGGGTCGGCACGATCTCCCCCAATAATCAGGTCATCGAAGCCGTCGCCGTTAACATCCCCCGCACTGCTGACAGAACTGTCTGAGAAGTCACCGTTAATCACAAAGCCGTTGCTGCCATCCAGAGATGAGAGGTTGAATTGGGCATCAAAGCCACTATTGCTGCCAAACACCACGTAGCTTGACCCTGAGCTTGCCGCGAGGATAATCAGGTCATCAAAGCCGTCGCCGTTAACATCCCCCGCACTGCTGACAGAACGGCCTGAGTAGTCACTCACATCAATGCCGTTAATCACAAAGCCGTTGCTGCCATTCAGAGAGGAAAGATTGAATTGGGCATCAAAGTCACTATTGGTGCCAAACACCACGTAGCTTGAACCTGCATTATTTTGACCATTGGGGTCGGCACGATCTGCCCCAATAATCAGGTCATCGAAGCCGTCGCCGTTAACATCCCCCGCACTGCTGACAGAACCGCCTGAGAAGTCACGCTCATTAATACCGTTAATCACAAAGCCGTTGCTGCCATTCAGGGAGGAAAGATTGAATTGGGCATCAAAGCCACTATTGCTGCCAAACACCACGTAGCTTGACCCTGCATAACGCTGACCGTTGGGGGAAACACCTGTTGCCCCGACAATCAGGTCATCGAAGCCGTCGCCGTTAACATCCCCCGCACTGCTGACAGAACTGCCTAAGTTGTCACGCTCATCAATGCCGTTAATCACAAAGCCGTTGCTGCCATTCAGGGACGAGAGGTTAAATTGGGCACCAAAGCCACTATTGCTACCAAACACCACGTAGCTTGACCCTGCATAACGCTGACCGTTGGGGGAGGCACCTGATGTCTCAATAATCAGGTCATCGAAGCCGTCGCCATTAACATCCCCCACATTGCTGACAGAACGACCTGACGAGTCACGCTCATTAATGCCGTTAATCACAAAGCCGTTGCTGCCATCCAAAGATGAGAGGTTAAATGAAGTAAACTGAGGTGCTTCATTGACTCCATTAATGGTCAAGTTGACGCTAGCTGTGTTACTCAAGCTGCCATTGTTAGTGGTGTATGTAAAGCTGTCAGTGCCGCTTTCACCGACAGTCAAAACTTCAAATGAAGCATTCGGGTCATAGGTCAAGCTGCCATTAGCATTAAGGGTAACTAAGGCCCCAGAACTCAGGGTAATGGCAGTGCCAACAACAACTGTATTACCATTGACAGCCGACACCGTTAGGAAGTTGCTGTCGTTAGCTAATATCTCTATGTTAACGGCAGTGTCTTCGTCGGTGCTAACCGTGTCGTTAACCGCGACAGGAGGTTTATTAGTAGGTGTAGGTGATGCAAAACCAAAGACCACGTAGCTTGACCCTGCTCTAGACTGACCGTTGGGGTCGGCACCAGTTGCCCCAATAATCAGGTCATCGAAGCCGTCGCTGTTGATATCTCCCGCACTGCTGACAGAACCGCCTGAGTAGTCACCGGGAGCAATGCCGTTAATGACAAAACCCTCGCTGCCATCCAGAGATGAGAGGTTGAATGGGGTGCCAAAACCACTGCTACGACCAAACAACACGTAGCTTGACCCTGCACGAAACTGACCGTTGGGGGAGGCAGCGCTTGCCGTGATAATCAGGTCATCGAAGCCGTCGCCGTTGATATCTCCCGCACTGCTGACAGAACTGCCTAAGCTGTCATCTGCATCACTGCCGCTAATCACAAAGCCATTGCTGCCATTCAGGGACGAGAGGTTAAATTGGGCACCAAAGCCACTATTGCTGCCAAACACCACGTAGCTTGACGCTGCACCAAACTGATCTTCGGAGTCGGTAATTTTTGCCGCTAGAATCAGGTCATCGAAGCCGTCGCCATTGATATCTCCCGCAGTGTTGACTAAAAAACCTGAGTAACCCACACTGCCGTTAATTACAAAGCCGTTGCTGCCATTCAGAGATGAGAGGTTGAATTGAGCATCAAAGCCACTATTGCTACCAAACACCACGTAGCTCTCCTCTGAATTACGCTGATACTGATTGTAGAATTCAAAATATCTTGTCCCGATAATCAGGTCATCGATGCCGTCGCCGTTGATATCGCCTGCACTGCTGACAGAAGTGCCTGAGTAGTCATCTACATTAATGCCGTTAATCACAAAGCCGTTGCTGCCATTCAGAGATGAGAGATTGAATTGGGCACCAAAGCCACTATTGCTGCCAAACACCACGTATGCTCTCACCCTGCATTATTTTGACCGTTGGGGTCGGCATCTCTTGCCGCGATAATCAGGTCATCTATGCCGTCGCCGTTAATATCCCCGCACTGCTGACTGGAAAACCTGAGTAGTCATCTACATTAATGCCGTTAATCACAAAGCCGTTGCTGCCATCCAGAGATGAGAGGTTGAATTGGGCCCCAAAACCACTATTGTTGCCAAACACCACGTAGCTCTCACCTACATTATTTTGACCGTTGGGGTCGGCACCATTTGCCCCAATAATCAGGTCATCGAAGCCGTCGCCGTTGATATCCCCCACACTGCTGACAGAAACGCCTGAGAAGTCACGCTCATCAATGCCGTTAATCACAAAGCCGTTGCTGCCATCCAGAGATGAGAGGTTAAATTGGACACCAAAGCCACTATTGCGACCAAACACCACGTAGCTCTCACCTGCATAAAGCCGACCGTTGGGGTCGGCATTGGGTGCCCCGATAATCAGGTCATCGATGCCGTCGCCGTTAATATCCCTCGCACTGCTGACTGAGAAACCTGAATAGTCACTCGCATCAATACCGTTAATCACGAAGCCGTTGCTGCCGTTAAGCTCAGATAGATTTAAAACTGCATTAGCCATTGTTGTTGATTCTCTTTCGTTGTGTTGTTTGTCATCTGTAGAGAGGTGAAATTATCATGTCTTTCATCCCATCGTCACCATCCGCCGAATTTCATCACTCTTAAAGCCGATCGCCATTGGACGACGCACCCCCGGTAGTGCCACCACATCGTATAATTCCAGTACTGCCCCCTCTATTCGCAAAGAATGCACAATATCCCCGCTTTTCAGGTCAATCACCAGTAACCCACAGCGAGGTTCAGCATTTTTCTGAAACAATTTCTCGTCTAAAGGCAACCCACTAAAAGTCTTGTTGTGCCTGGGCTGAGAAACTCCGACGATCGCAAAATCACCATGAAATGCACAACCGCGCATATATCCCGGACAAAAAGCCACAGGTTCAAAACTGCCCCGTTCTAAATCTAGGTAGCCAAAATCTCCAGTCCCAGAGTTGAGTAACCACAGTTTCTCTTTATACCACCGAGGAGAATGGGGCATGGAAAGTCCTGTGATCAGTATCTCGTTACTTTCGACATCAATGACGCAACCACCATCAGCTCGCCTATCCCGCCATCCTTCTGCCACATCCGACTGACTCACAGCAGTGACGTATCTGGGTTGACCATCTCGCAGTGCTAACCCGTTAAGGTGACACCTGTCTTCTGCTGCCAATTTACTAATAAACGGCGGTTGCCACAGGGGTATGAAACTGTGCGTTTGACTGACTCTAGCTAAACAGCTAAATAGGGTATTGACAAATACTAAATTCTGTGTATCGCTATCTGCTTGAGAATTACTCAGGGCGATATCGTGGATATCTAAGTCTCCAGTCACATAACTCACCTGCGGCAAATACACAGCATCATAGTTGCTATGGATTTGTCCCGGTTGTAGAATGTTTTCAAAACGCCACAGTTGATATAGCGAACTCATATACAAGCTGCTACCTTGGGCATACAATCCCATGCAACGCTCAAAGGTGCGCTCGAATACTGATAGTTTGCCGCTAGATTGCAAGCCGATGAAAAATAATTTACCTGCTTGATAGGTGGTAAACGCCAAACTCAGATTTTGCTCGAACAGCCACGGAGTGAACTGGCGGGAAGCATTCAACTCCAAGGAAGCAGCTACAGGATTTTGATTCATTTTTTTTCCTCAGTATGAAAGTTTATAATTGTTAGCTCCTCCTTCCTTGTTCCCTATTATCACTGAAGCAAGGTCATGTAAAGTTATTTACTGAATACTCATAAGTCAATTTTTGTATCTTTGGGCAAGCAGATAGAATCTATTAAAAAAGTAGAATTTTAGGAGTAAACCTCTGTCTTTACAAGCTATCACCGTTAAAAAAGAAGCCACTCAACCCCCCGCAGGCTTAATTGTCACTTTGCATGGTTGGGGAGCTAATGCTGAAGATGTAGCGTCTTTGTTACCCTTGCTCAACTTACCTGATTACCAATTTGTATTACCCAACGCACCTTACCCTTATCCCTATTCCCCAGTAGGGAGGGCATGGTATGACCTACGGGTGGAGAATATGTATCAAGGATTGGCAGAAAGTCGGCAACTGCTAATAGATTTTTTGCAATCTTTAGAAAGTACCACTGGTGTACCTTTGTCACGCACCATTTTAAGCGGATTTTCTCAAGGCGGGGCAATGACTTTAGATGTCGGCTCAAAATTGCCCTTAGCAGGTTTAGTTGTTATGAGTGGGTATTTACATCCTGATGCAGTAACGGCAGATCAAAAAGGGATTCCGCCGACTTTAATCAGCCACGGGAGGTATGATGAAGTTGTGCCTCTACAAGCTGCTTTGAAGGCAAGAGAAACTCTAAAGTCTCTAAAAGTGGCGGTAGAATACCACGAATTTGATATGGGGCATGAAATAAATCCACAAACGTTAGAGGTGCTACGAAATTTCGTTGTAAATACAATTGGTTAGTCAGGATTACGAATTTTTTATAAATTCTGGTACAAATTCTGACAATTTTCACGAAATCAATGCCTTCTAATGAGTAATATATATTGGGTGGCTGCGTTCAGTGCAACTTAACCCATGCTGAAGGCGAGTGCTGCATAAGGGAGGGGCGAGCATTATGACAACTCTAAGCATTTCCAGGAAAGAAATTGCTGCATGACTGTGGCAGAAGTAGAAGAACTAGCAACACGTCTGGAGCTAGATAATTATAGTAATGCTTTTGAGGGGTTTAAATGATTGGCATTTATTGCGAGCGATCGCATTTCAGCGCCCAGAGTTAGTTGAACCCTATATCTACCTCTTAGACTTGGAACCTTACGATGAAGCGTAATAATTTTGGATTTTAAATTTTAGATTTTAGATTGGGGTCAACTGGCTAAAATCGAAGATTATCACGGTTAATGTATTACCTGGTTGCTCCGAGACTTCTAATGCCATTACCACTTAATCCAAAATCCAAAATCCGTCTTGAAAAGTTTGCTACGGAGGGAAACCCTCCTTACAACTTTTCGCAAAATCCAAATTGAACAGGGTTCTAATTGCTGTAGGTGGCGGTATCGCCGCCTACAAAGTATGTCCATTAGTTTCGACGCTGTTTAAAACTGGGGTGGAGGTTCGAGTTATCCTCACCCGTTCCGCGCAAGAATTTATCACGCCTCTGACAATAGCTACCCTATCTCGTCATCGAGCCTACACAGATGATGATTTTTGGCAACCAACTCACTCTCGCCCGTTGCATATTGAGTTGGGTGAATGGGCAGATGTCATGGTAATTGCTCCTTTAACAGCTAATACATTAGCCAAGTTAGCCCACGGAATGGCTGATAATTTACTTACAAATACCGTGCTGGCTTCTACTTGTCCCGTGCTGTTAGCACCCGCAATGAATACGGATATGTGGGAACAGCTATCAGTGCAGCGAAATTGGCAACAGCTATTGATCGATAGCCGATATCATGGGATGAATACAGCATCAGGATTATTAGCGTGCGATCGCATCGGTGCTGGGAGATTAGCAGAACCTCCAGAAATTTTGGCTCACATCCAATCGCTGTTACACACTCAAGGTAAACGGGATTTAGCAGGTAAACGAGTGTTAATTAGTGCTGGGGGAACGCGAGAGTTTCTTGACCCAGTAAGGTTTATTGGCAATCCTTCCACAGGTAAAATGGGATTAGCTTTAGCCCAAGCCGCACTTCACCGAGGGGCAAACGTCACCCTAGTACATGGCCCAGCTAATTGGGATGTACCATTAGGAGTGCAAGCAATTCCCGTCATTAGTGCCGAGCAAATGCACCAGGCAATGCTGGAATATTTACCCAACGCTGATGTAATTGTGATGTCAGCAGCCGTGGCAGATGTGAAGCCAAAGAATTATAGTACAGAAAAATTGCCCAAGCGATCGCTCCCCCAAGCCTTACCCCTAGAACTAGTAACGGATATAGTCGCCCAATTAGCAAAAATTAAACAGCCACATCAGATATTAATTGGTTTTGCGGCACAAAGCGGGGATATTATCAAACCTGCGTTAGAAAAGTTACAGAATAAAAAACTCGATGCGATTGTTGCCAATCCCATCGATCAACCTGATAGTGGTTTTGGTAGCGATAATAATCAAGCGATATTTTTAGATTATCAAGGACGGCAAGTAGCGATCGCACCTTGTTCTAAATTAGAAATGGCACATCAATTATTTGATTTTGTCTTATTTTGACTAAGTTCCTCAATCTCTAGTAGCGTGCCAAGATACAAAAATTTCTCTTTGCGTCTTGCTGATGTATTGACATTGCGAATTACACTGCATTACGAGAGTTATTTGGTAGGCATTCTCTGATAGGACAACGCCAACTATTAGATTACTTGCTTGAAAATGACTTAACTCCTTTACAGGGAATGATTATTGATAGATTTTTCGACCTATTACCGGATATCTGGCTAATTGATGGTTTAGCAAACCGTTGTGCATACTGCGGCACACTGATGCGACTTCATCCTAACAATAAACTTTTTCCACAAGGGCGCTGTCCCATTCGCCAGTGTATTGGTCATGAATTGCCAAAAGTATCCGAGAAACTAGATCCCAACAAAGATATTTTACGCATTGCCAAGCCGCAAATTCTCACCTACTGGACAGGCCCAGCAATTGATGAATTAGCCATTTTTGATAGCGCAAAACAAAGTAGCTTAAACGCTGAACTTTATCCAGAGTCAGATTTATGCGATATAGCAATTAATGAACGAACAATTGGGATTGATGCTAAGTCCTATACAAGTCCAGTGACTTTAGGTTTGCGTCTCAATCGTAGTATTGGCGGGCTGATTTATTATCGTCGTCGGATTTTGGCTGTGAGCGATCGCTTAATTGAGGATAACCCAAGCTACATTTCTACCCTCAAATCAACACTTGAGAAAAAAGGTGATGCGGCCAGTTTAGAAATTATGTCAGTCTCCTCCGTCATTGAGTTTTTAAAGAAGATGCCCTATGCGAACCAAACCTGATTCTTGGAAAGGTGCAGAGCGAATTTGTTGGCTTTGCGTCTTCATGGAAGAATTTATCGGCACTAATTCACTGGAGTATGCACCAGTAGTTATGTCAGGCATGGCCAGCATTTTTAAATGCACCTGCCTTTGCACAAGCCCGTCAAGCTATTTTCAATATGCGGCAGATGTCACTGGCTTATGTAACGCACCAATCAGTTAAGCACGCAATTGCTCTCTATAACAATTATCATTACTCCAACAATACTCAAGGGACGTATGAAATTGATATTGAAACACTTCACTTTCAAAGGACTGATGCTTTAGAAGATTCGCAAATTACAAAGGCGCGGCAAATTCTCAGTAACCCTTTGCCCTACGATACCTATGGTTTTACAGTTGCCGATCCTCGTCAGCCAATGGCTGTGGCGTTAGGTGAAGACTCAACCTCGGTGAAACTAGACATTCCGCGTATCTCTGCCCCGATCGCTGCACATCGCACACATTCCCTCAACCGCCAACCAAGAGGAAAGATTCGCATTCCCCTAAAAGAACTGCGTGATT encodes the following:
- the coaBC gene encoding bifunctional phosphopantothenoylcysteine decarboxylase/phosphopantothenate--cysteine ligase CoaBC, encoding MNRVLIAVGGGIAAYKVCPLVSTLFKTGVEVRVILTRSAQEFITPLTIATLSRHRAYTDDDFWQPTHSRPLHIELGEWADVMVIAPLTANTLAKLAHGMADNLLTNTVLASTCPVLLAPAMNTDMWEQLSVQRNWQQLLIDSRYHGMNTASGLLACDRIGAGRLAEPPEILAHIQSLLHTQGKRDLAGKRVLISAGGTREFLDPVRFIGNPSTGKMGLALAQAALHRGANVTLVHGPANWDVPLGVQAIPVISAEQMHQAMLEYLPNADVIVMSAAVADVKPKNYSTEKLPKRSLPQALPLELVTDIVAQLAKIKQPHQILIGFAAQSGDIIKPALEKLQNKKLDAIVANPIDQPDSGFGSDNNQAIFLDYQGRQVAIAPCSKLEMAHQLFDFVLF
- a CDS encoding alpha/beta hydrolase; this encodes MTVKKEATQPPAGLIVTLHGWGANAEDVASLLPLLNLPDYQFVLPNAPYPYPYSPVGRAWYDLRVENMYQGLAESRQLLIDFLQSLESTTGVPLSRTILSGFSQGGAMTLDVGSKLPLAGLVVMSGYLHPDAVTADQKGIPPTLISHGRYDEVVPLQAALKARETLKSLKVAVEYHEFDMGHEINPQTLEVLRNFVVNTIG
- a CDS encoding TIGR03032 family protein, giving the protein MNQNPVAASLELNASRQFTPWLFEQNLSLAFTTYQAGKLFFIGLQSSGKLSVFERTFERCMGLYAQGSSLYMSSLYQLWRFENILQPGQIHSNYDAVYLPQVSYVTGDLDIHDIALSNSQADSDTQNLVFVNTLFSCLARVSQTHSFIPLWQPPFISKLAAEDRCHLNGLALRDGQPRYVTAVSQSDVAEGWRDRRADGGCVIDVESNEILITGLSMPHSPRWYKEKLWLLNSGTGDFGYLDLERGSFEPVAFCPGYMRGCAFHGDFAIVGVSQPRHNKTFSGLPLDEKLFQKNAEPRCGLLVIDLKSGDIVHSLRIEGAVLELYDVVALPGVRRPMAIGFKSDEIRRMVTMG
- a CDS encoding restriction endonuclease-related protein encodes the protein MLENDLTPLQGMIIDRFFDLLPDIWLIDGLANRCAYCGTLMRLHPNNKLFPQGRCPIRQCIGHELPKVSEKLDPNKDILRIAKPQILTYWTGPAIDELAIFDSAKQSSLNAELYPESDLCDIAINERTIGIDAKSYTSPVTLGLRLNRSIGGLIYYRRRILAVSDRLIEDNPSYISTLKSTLEKKGDAASLEIMSVSSVIEFLKKMPYANQT